In Lotus japonicus ecotype B-129 chromosome 5, LjGifu_v1.2, one genomic interval encodes:
- the LOC130718060 gene encoding gamma-tubulin complex component 4 homolog translates to MLHELLLSLLGYTGDLIIDRRENLTADTLISDECTFKLAPDISFIDPSDRELIERTITLGFYYRELERFSAKSRNLNWIRGSNVNPLEKKEKPSVYRRALANGIVEILSVYRSAVLHIEQLLLAETMPILATVTQGLNKFFTLLPPLYELILEIERDDIRGGQLLNLLHKRCHCGVPELQTCIQRLLWHGHQVMYNQLASWMVYGILQDQHGEFFIRMQEDREAESSSSHPEISEKLARLSTDDASLSDWHLGFHISLDMLPEYVPMRVAESVLFAGKAIRVLRNPSPSFLSGDAVYPQMPKSFQKIHGIAGRFHFQREPVFNTGTGGEDLLPQSEADKIEAMLLDLKESSEFHKRSFECAVDSIQTIAASHLWQLVVVRADLNGHLKALKDYFLLAKGDFFQCFLEESRQLMRLPPRQSTAEADLMVPFQLAALKTISEEDKYFSKVSLRMPSFGITVKSSQLDLPKAATSADSSSAGSLSNASSEMSLDGWDGIALEYSVDWPLHLFFTQEVLSKYLRVFQYLLRLKRTQMELEKLWASVMNQYHRDFAKNKNDRDKWSTTQQRRQQFRPMWRVREHMAFLIRNLQFYIQVDVIESQWNILQSHIQDSHDFTELVGFHQEYLSALISQTFLDIGSVSRILDSIMKLCLQFCWNIENQDDNCSNTSELAHIAEEFNKKSNSLYTILRSSRLAGSQRAPFLRRFLLRLNLNSFFEATARGVLNVVRPRPTLPVLNQQ, encoded by the exons ATGTTGCACGAGCTTCTGCTATCGTTACTGGGCTACACCGGCGACTTAATCATCGACCGGAGGGAAAATCTCACCGCCGACACACTCATCTCCGACGAATGCACTTTCAAGCTCGCCCCTGACATCTCCTTCATCGACCCAAGCGACAG GGAACTTATTGAGAGGACTATCACCTTGGGGTTTTACTATAGGGAGCTTGAGCGGTTTTCAGCAAAGTCTAGGAATTTGAACTGGATTAGGGGTTCAAATGTGAACCCTTTGGAGAAAAAGGAGAAACCTAGTGTTTATAGAAGGGCATTAGCTAATGGCATTGTTGAGATACTCTCGGTTTATCGGTCTGCGGTTCTGCATATTGAGCAGTTGTTGTTGGCTGAAACCATGCCTATCTTGGCAACAGTTACTCAGGGACTTAACAAG ttttttaccCTCTTGCCGCCTTTATATGAGCTTATCCTAGAGATTGAGCGTGACGATATTCGTGGAGGTCAACTTCTCAATCTTTTGCATAAAAGATGCCACTGCGGGGTGCCTGAATTACAGACTTGCATACAGAG GCTTCTTTGGCATGGGCATCAAGTCATGTATAACCAGCTTGCATCATGGATGGTTTATGGGATTCTTCAAGACCAGCACGGAGAGTTTTTCATTAGAAT GCAAGAAGATAGAGAAGCAGAGAGTAGCTCGTCTCATCCAGAAATCTCTGAAAAATTGGCACGCTTGTCTACTGATGATGCATCTTTAAGTGATTGGCACCTGGGCTTTCATATTTCTTTG GATATGCTGCCAGAATATGTACCTATGCGTGTTGCAGAATCAGTTCTTTTTGCTGGCAAAGCTATCAGGGTTTTACGGAATCCAAGTCCTTCCTTCCTGTCTGGGGATGCTGTGTATCCACAAATGCCTAAAAGTTTTCAGAAAATACATGGAATAGCAGGGCGTTTTCATTTTCAGAGAGAGCCTGTATTTAATACAGGAACGGGAGGAGAAGATTTGCTTCCACAATCAGAGGCAGATAAGATTGAAGCTATGCTTTTGGACCTGAAG GAATCATCTGAATTTCATAAAAGATCGTTTGAATGTGCTGTGGACTCTATTCAGACTATTGCAGCCAGTCATCTCTGGCAG CTTGTGGTCGTACGTGCTGACTTGAATGGCCACCTGAAGGCTCTGAAAGATTATTTTCTTTTGGCAAAAGGAGATTTCTTCCAG TGTTTCCTTGAAGAAAGTCGCCAGTTAATGCGATTGCCGCCTCGTCAGTCAACTGCTGAAGCTGATCTTATGGTCCCATTTCAGCTG GCTGCATTAAAAACTATAAGTGAAGAAGACAAATATTTCTCCAAAGTGTCTTTGCG GATGCCATCTTTTGGAATTACAGTTAAATCTTCCCAATTAGATTTACCAAAGGCAGCCACTTCTGCGGACAGTAGCTCTGCTGGTTCACTTTCAAATGCTTCTTCAGAAATGTCACTTGATGGCTGGGATGGTATTGCCCTCGAGTATTCTGTTGATTGGCCTTTGCATTTATTCTTTACTCAAGAAGTCCTCTCTAA GTACCTTAGAGTATTCCAATACTTACTGCGGCTGAAACGAACACAAATGGAGTTGGAGAAATTATGGGCATCTGTAATGAATCAATATCACCGTGATTTtgctaaaaataaaaatgaccGAGACAAGTGGTCAACAACACAGCAGAGACGTCAGCAGTTCCGACCAATGTGGCGTGTTAGAGAACATATGGCATTCTTGATCAGAAATCTCCAATTTTATATTCAG GTGGATGTGATAGAGTCTCAATGGAACATTTTACAATCTCACATTCAAGATTCTCATGACTTCACAGAACTTGTGGGCTTTCATCAAGA ATACTTATCAGCCTTGATTTCACAAACTTTCTTGGACATTGGTTCTGTGTCGAGAATACTGGATAGCATCATGAAGCTTTGCCTGCAATTTTGCTGGAATATTGAGAACCAAGATGATAATTGTTCAAATACTTCCGAGCTTGCACATATAGCTGAG GAATTCAACAAGAAATCGAATTCCCTGTACACTATACTGCGCAGCAGCAGGCTTGCAGGAAGTCAGCGAGCTCCATTTTTGAGACGATTTCTCTTGCGGTTAAACTTGAATTCCTTCTTTGAG GCGACTGCAAGGGGGGTGCTGAATGTAGTGAGACCCCGCCCTACGCTTCCTGTTTTAAATCAACAGTAG
- the LOC130716754 gene encoding protein MAIN-LIKE 1-like encodes MKNRKRSRASEDAGPTEDRHRRLHASSRRGDQAATSHAVEASAPAPVDSMQSPMVEASAPAPVEPTDRVPTPPSPMVEVPRHESAGEESSGESSSGDESSGDESSDEESSGEEGSYDEDSIPPPDVDADVVPEAQGGEEDLIQRLPPFPGGPVDLSLLTHYADHKAPWTWHALLRTDERYVDRRHLRVATAGGKVWNLACDGDSDSHRRVRELIEQTGLHQLPWCSYSETDAGLILALVERWHEETSSFHMPFGEMTITLDDVSALLHLPMGSRFYTPGRGERDECAALCAELMGGSVARYHAEFDKNRSQTIRFGVLQTLYDAALEEHRYEDAARIWLVNQLGATLFASKSGGYHTTVYWIGMLQDLGRVSEYAWGAIALATLYDQLDRASRRGTAQMGGFSSLLLGWAYEYLSDRVIIRRADPEYSQDQPRARWWVMSRVGHAGLDERRVMLDELTVDDIIWTPFEDHRAHRPRDQRAMYSGYIRTPFGRVVRRHLPERVLRQFGYIQDVPRHPSEIQTTGSLAETADAAYADFVPHLRPQGIPVTHSGEAVEEYMRWYGGVSHRFIIPDDRREEFSAVTVVRRVVDLLEQSLEVPDALAVGTHARSLTERALDLIRSSAFIGTQGVAFAAVRGAGAAGGRGRGGRARGGRARGGRARGEGAPAEGARGGRARGPRGRRGGGRGRGE; translated from the exons atgaagaacagaaagaggtctcgagCTAGTGAGGATGCGGGGCCTACagaggatagacaccggcgattacatgcttctagccggcgcggcgatcaaGCTGCGACCTCTCACGCGgttgaggcttcagctccagctccagttgattctatgcagtcgcccatggtagaggcttcagctccagctccagttgaGCCTACTGATCGAGTTCctactccgccgtctcccatggtTGAGGTACCTCGCCATGAGTCAGcaggcgaggagtcatcaggcgagtcgTCATCCGGCGATGAGTCATCCGGCGATGAGTCATCCGACGAGGAGTCATCCGGCGAGGAGGGGTCATatgacgaggatagtattcctcctcctgatgttgatgctgatgtcgtgccagaggcacagggtggcgaggaggacctgatccagaggttgccgccgtttccgggggggcctgttgatctgtcgcttctcacgcattatgctgatcacaaggctccctggacgtggcatgcactcctacgcacagacgagcggtatgtggaccgtcgacacttgagggtggccacagctggggggaaggtttggaaccttgcttgtgatggtgattcagacagtcacaggagggttcgagagttgattgagcagacgggtcttcatcagctaccctggTGCAGCTACTCGGAGACAGATGCAGGCCtcattttggcccttgtggagcgatggcatgaggagactagtagcttccacatgccgtttggggagatgaccatcaccctggacgacgtgtcggctcttctccatctcccaatggggtcgaggttctatacgcctgggaggggggagagggacgagtgtgcagcgctatgtgctgagttgatgggaggatctgttgctcgttatcatgctgagtttgataagaacaggagccagactattcgctttggggtcttgcagacccTGTATGATGCTGCGTTGGagg agcaccgatatgaggacgctgcacggatttggctggtgaaccagctaggcgcgacgctctttgctagcaagagcggtGGATACCACACGACCGTCTACTGGATAGGTATGTTGCAGGATCTCGGTCGAGTGtccgagtacgcgtggggcgcaattgcgctcgctacgttgtacgaccagcttgatcgagcgtccaggagggggacggcccagatgggaggtttcAGCTCACTCTTGCTAGGATGGGcctacgagtacctttctgatcgcgtcattatccggagggcggatccggagtactcacaggaccagcctagggcgcggtGGTGGGTTatgtcccgggtcgggcatgcaggcctcgatgagaggcgagtcatgctcgatgagctgacggtggatgacattatatggaccccatttgaggaccatcgggctcatcgaccacgggatcagagggccatgtattctggctacatccggacgccatttggccgtgttgttcgacgacatctaccagagagggttctgcgccagtttggctacatccaggatgtccctcgacacccctccgagatccagacgactgggtcccttgctgagaccgcagatgctgcctatgctgattTTGTGCCGCACCtgcgccctcaggggatccctGTTACTCATTcgggagaggctgtggaggagtacatgaggtggtatggcggtgtgtcccatcggttcatcatccctgatgataggagggaggagttcagtgctgtg acgGTTGTGCGTCGGGTcgtggacttgttggagcagtcactggaGGTGCCAGATGCTCTTGCAGTTGGCACGCATGcccgatccctcactgagagggcgctggatcttattagatccagcGCATTCATCGGTACCCAGGGagtagcctttgctgctgtccgaggagctggagctgcaggaggcagaggtcgtggaggtagagcccgtggaggcagagcccgtggaggcagagcccgtggagagggtgcACCTGCAGAGggcgctcgtggaggcagagctcgtggacctagaggtcggaggggtggcggtaggggtcggggcgagtga
- the LOC130716753 gene encoding PKS-NRPS hybrid synthetase cheA-like, producing the protein MTESFLFHESQLIEVGLNNAQPEEVPPPAFVPPCISIDVSHLFTTDQIFPTRDDLINWVHGIAIENGYVVLITKSDSGGNGSRKAYVMLGCEKHGKYVPYRDPDLVEGTRTQKTECPFRLKGRPMKNGIDRDWRLKVMEGTHNHEPARSLLGHNFVGRLNSEEKEQVEKMSKSWVPPRKMLLTLKENNPLNLTTISQIYGACKRLRKSLRGSLTEMQHLLKKLDGDKYVHFERHEPGSEVIRDVFWAHPNAIKLFNTFPYVVIMDCTYKTNKYKIPLLEIVGLTSTDKTYSIAFCYIVNEGTDDYVWALECMKSLLADQAMLPKVIVTDRDLALLSAAKQSLPNTSHLLCLWHINKCVLAKCKLYVGTDDFAELVMGKWGEVVDAATVEEFEVQWMQLFNMCKDKYSNFTSYCSTTWLVHKEKFAKAWTNHVMHFGTTTSNRAEGAHASLKKMLRDCKGDLATSWDASHSLTCNRHTEILASFERSIHRIDHIFMFPFYTNIRGFVSNKCLQLIDDEHIRMKSYGGCDCLLRETHGLPCGCELAGYERIPYESIHPFWKRLSWEHVPEPVADTISNHICGMNHGDMQPEVEALTHYFSSLDTGGQSMVRRKLQAIYCPESSSLCTPEVQIRSKRTLKANERKPPKVKAIGSLTRDPSGFEHVDREIKEAKKASQPPKKKKRVKKSDTSYFMGHFPSFFHPYIHTVQNVEDDGNCGYRAIAALLGLPSGEEGWPCVREALIDELERHRGLYDEMWSRHVVNALHSRLTLLPGHPATEDKWMQLPEMGYLVATRFQVVFISISSQGCWSYLPLRGEGPPPVHRVIAVGHVINHFVQLHLTPGHSMPPIALQWERYVDPISVSWCVPYVTRLHRFTSELEAWFVTFGVPLSHQSYVDITTD; encoded by the exons atgacagaatcatttttatttcatgaatcccaattgattgaagttggattgaacaatgctcaacctgaagaggtgccaccaccagcatttgtacccccgtgtataagtatagatgtctcgcatttatttacaactgatcag attttccctacccgtgatgatcttatcaattgggttcatggaattgcgattgaaaatggatatgttgtgttgatcacaaagtcagatagcggtgggaatggaagcagaaaagcttatgtcatgttggggtgcgagaagcatggtaagtatgttccctacagagaccctgaccttgttgaaggaacgagaacacaaaagacagaatgtccttttagactaaaaggacgacctatgaaaaatggcatagatagagattggcggctaaaggtgatggaaggtacacacaaccatgaaccagctaggtcactacttggccacaattttgttggtcgtctaaattccgaagagaaggagcaagtggaaaaaatgtcaaagagttgggttccaccgagaaagatgctgttgactttgaaggaaaacaatcctttaaacttgactaccatatctcagatttatggtgcttgcaagaggttaagaaaatccctccgcgggtcattgacagaaatgcaacacttgttgaagaagttggacggtgacaagtacgtccactttgaaagacatgagcctggatcggaagtcattagggatgtattttgggctcatccaaatgctatcaaattgttcaacacatttccatatgtagtgattatggattgcacatacaagacaaacaaatataaaattccattgcttgagattgttggactgacttccacagataagacatactccatagccttttgctacattgttaatgagggcacagatgactacgtttgggcactggagtgtatgaagtctctattagctgatcaagccatgttgcctaaggtgattgttactgacagggatcttgccttattgagtgctgctaagcaaagccttcccaacaccagccatttattatgcttgtggcacatcaacaagtgtgttttggcaaagtgcaaactctatgttggtacagatgattttgctgaattggttatggggaagtggggagaggtggtggatgctgcaacagttgaagaatttgaagttcaatggatgcaattgtttaatatgtgcaaggacaaatacagcaactttacctcctattgttctacaacatggttggtccacaaggaaaaatttgccaaggcatggacaaatcatgtgatgcactttggaacaacaacaagtaacag ggctgagggtgcacatgccagtttgaagaagatgttgcgggattgcaagggtgacctagccacttcttgggatgcgtcgcatagtttgacatgtaatcgacatactgaaatattagcatcgtttgagcgcagtattcacagaattgatcacattttcatgttcccattttacacaaatattagaggatttgtgtcaaacaaatgcctgcagctcatcgacgatgaacatataagaatgaagtcctacggcggatgcgattgcttgttgagagagactcatggactaccttgcggttgtgaacttgcag gttatgaaagaattccatatgagtcaattcatccattctggaagagactgagttgggagcatgtacctgaacctgttgcagatactatcagcaaccatatttgcggcatgaaccatggagatatgcaaccagaagttgaggcattgacacattatttcagttctttggatactggagggcagagtatggtaaggaggaagcttcaagctatctattgtcctgaaagcagttcacTTTGTACTCCTGAGGTTCAGATAAGGTCCAAGCGCACTCTTAAGGCGAACGAAAGAAAACCACCCAAGGTtaaagcaataggatccttgactcgtgatccttcaggTTTTGAGCATGTTGATAGGGAGATCAAAGAGGCAAAGAAGGCTTCgcaaccaccaaagaagaagaagcgtgtgaagaagtctgatacaagttatttcatgggtcattttccatcctttttccacccatatatacacacagttcagaatgttgaggacgatggtaactgtggctatagagccATTGCTGCATTACTGGGACTACCATCAGGTGAGGAAGGTTGGCCATGTGTTAGGGAAGCGTTGATAGACGAACTTGAACGACACAGAGGAttgtatgatgaaatgtggTCCAGACATGTGGTTAATGCCTTACATTCTCGACTCACTCTTCTTCCTGGTCATCCGGCTACCGaggataaatggatgcaactgccagagatgggataccttgtagcaaccaggttccaagtGGTTTTCATATCCATCTCTTCTCAGGGTTGTTGGTCATACCTTCCACTAAGAGGAGAAGGTCCACCTCCTGTACATCGTGTTATAGCTGTTGgtcatgtgataaatcactttgtacag ctccatctaactcctggacattctatgccgccaattgctctccagtggGAACGGTATGTTGATCCTATATCAGTAAGCTGGTGCGTCCCATATGTTACACGTTTACACAGGTTTACATCAGAATTAGAAGCTtggtttgttacttttggtgttcctcttagtcaccaaagctatgtagacatcaccACAGACTGA
- the LOC130716755 gene encoding blue-light photoreceptor PHR2 yields the protein MESNSQVPPPSSEKDNNVDQKPLPSEPSPFAVASLSLSLSTILPFVQPKFPSSSSPQQQPNKVKVPTQASTLTHLSLSTTTSPSPPKSSFKSTLSANPLRAPHSLGPHRPLDPSNAAALRRASIVWFRNDLRVRDNETLNTANNESVSVLPVYCFDPADYGKSSSGFDKTGPYRAAFLIESVKDLRKNLQARGSDLVVRVGKPETVLVELAKAVGADAVYAHREVSHDEVKAEEKIEAAMKEENVEVKYFWGSTLYHVEDLPFQLEDMPSNYGGFRDRVQKLQIRNTIEALDQLKGLPKRGDVEPGDIPSLMDLGLNSPAAMSQDGKPAASSTMVGGETEALQRLKRFAAELEAQPHKGSKNGTQDSIYGANFSCKISPWLAMGCLSPRTMFDELKKTTSRAISASSNGKAGGGGSSNTGTNWLMFELLWRDFFRFITKKYSSAKKQLEAAPVTACTGALA from the exons ATGGAGTCCAATTCCCaagtaccaccaccatcatcagaGAAAGACAACAACGTTGACCAGAAACCACTCCCATCAGAACCATCACCATTCGCAGTAGCATCACTCTCCCTTTCACTCTCCACCATCCTCCCCTTCGTCCAACCCAAAttcccatcatcttcttccccaCAACAACAACCCAACAAGGTCAAAGTCCCAACCCAAGCCTCCACCCTCACCCACCTCtcactctccaccaccacctcacccTCGCCGCCCAAATCCTCCTTCAAATCCACCCTCTCCGCCAACCCCCTCCGCGCCCCTCACTCCTTAGGCCCCCACCGCCCCCTCGACCCTTCCAACGCCGCCGCACTCCGCCGCGCCTCCATCGTCTGGTTCCGCAACGACCTCCGCGTCCGCGACAACGAGACTCTCAACACCGCCAACAACGAATCGGTCTCAGTTCTACCTGTCTACTGCTTCGACCCTGCGGATTACGGGAAATCCTCATCTGGGTTCGACAAAACCGGTCCCTACCGTGCTGCTTTCCTCATCGAATCGGTCAAGGATCTTCGGAAGAATCTTCAGGCAAGAGGGTCGGATCTCGTTGTCAGAGTTGGCAAGCCGGAGACTGTGTTGGTGGAGCTGGCGAAGGCTGTTGGTGCTGACGCTGTGTATGCTCACAGAGAGGTTTCGCATGATGAGGTGAAGGCGGAGGAGAAGATTGAGGCGGCGATGAAGGAGGAGAATGTGGAGGTGAAGTACTTTTGGGGGAGCACTTTGTACCATGTTGAGGATTTGCCTTTTCAGTTGGAGGATATGCCTTCTAACTATGGAGGGTTTAGGGACAGAGTTCAGAAGTTGCAGATAAGGAACACCATTGAAGCTTTGGATCAGCTCAAGGGTCTTCCAAAACGAGGTGATGTTGAGCCTGGTGATATTCCCTCATTGATGGACCTTGGTCTTAATTCACCCGCCGCAATGTCACAG GATGGGAAGCCAGCCGCTAGTAGTACTATGGTAGGAGGGGAGACTGAAGCGCTGCAGAGGCTCAAAAGATTTGCAGCTGAGCTTGAAGCTCAACCACACAAAGGGTCTAAGAATGGAACACAAGATAGTATATATGGTGCCAACTTTTCTTGCAAAATTTCTCCATGGTTGGCAATGGGATGCCTCTCACCTCGAACAATGTTTGATGAGCTAAAGAAGACCACCAGCAG AGCCATATCTGCTTCGTCAAATGGAAAGGCTGGTGGCGGTGGCTCATCCAACACGGGAACCAATTGGTTGATGTTTGAGTTGCTATGGAGGGACTTCTTTAG GTTTATTACCAAAAAATACAGTTCTGCAAAGAAACAGCTGGAAGCTGCTCCAGTCACTGCTTGTACGGGTGCACTTGCTTAA